One Vicugna pacos chromosome X, VicPac4, whole genome shotgun sequence DNA window includes the following coding sequences:
- the POM121L12 gene encoding POM121-like protein 12 — protein sequence MQSQGTPRPLGPDQARAEVGSWRFPASGSRGAREARMPSGRCISARRTPCPDGLAEPTPCARGLPPKPTVALALCASRLRLRGRAEAEAPRRPRRHRRRRPAIMGIYLSSYLGTAKATQPLPARERRPPRPRPALSTSRLPGADHGPIVCIRLVLSDSSLPAAPPRRRDHDAARQAVLPAAWRRFPSGPPLRTAVGLDLLGRRRSYPWAARNPRRSRSLVTVQIAPPQRRGSIYCCPPAQEQPDPCAKETVLRALSQCKKGKRKFDGPLWFESPDLKSSSQSPERRLSAFQPVWRDGIVRSFVPKTGPLRSSSSQCNRDREEDTDSGLTTPGPLGPTPTPAHLP from the coding sequence ATGCAAAGTCAAGGCACTCCTAGGCCCCTGGGCCCAGACCAAGCGCGCGCGGAAGTGGGAAGCTGGAGGTTCCCCGCCTCAGGTAGCAGGGGCGCCCGCGAGGCCCGGATGCCCTCGGGGCGCTGCATCTCCGCGCGCAGGACCCCGTGCCCAGATGGCCTCGCGGAGCCGACGCCCTGTGCGCGGGGCTTACCGCCGAAGCCAACCGTCGCCCTCGCCCTGTGCGCTTCGCGTCTAAGACTCCGAGGACGTGCGGAAGCCGAAGCCCCTCGAAGgccccgccgccaccgccgccgccgccccgcgaTCATGGGCATCTACCTGAGCAGCTACCTGGGCACAGCCAAGGCCACGCAGCCGCTCCCCGCCCGGGAGCGCCGGCCCCCGCGGCCCAGGCCCGCCCTCAGCACCAGCCGCCTGCCGGGCGCGGATCACGGCCCCATCGTGTGCATCCGCCTGGTCCTGAGCGACAGCTCGCTccctgccgccccgccccgccgccgcgACCACGACGCGGCCCGCCAGGCCGTGCTGCCCGCGGCCTGGAGGCGCTTTCCCAGCGGGCCGCCCCTCCGCACCGCCGTGGGGCTGGATCTTCTCGGCCGTCGCAGGAGTTACCCGTGGGCCGCCCGGAACCCCCGCCGCAGCCGGAGCCTGGTGACCGTCCAAATCGCCCCGCCTCAGCGCAGAGGGAGCATCTACTGCTGTCCCCCCGCCCAGGAGCAGCCCGACCCCTGCGCCAAGGAGACCGTGCTGAGGGCCCTCAGCCAGTgcaagaaagggaaaaggaagttcGACGGGCCGCTCTGGTTTGAGAGCCCCGACCTCAAGAGCAGCAGTCAGAGCCCGGAGCGCAGGCTGTCGGCCTTCCAGCCCGTGTGGAGAGATGGCATCGTCCGGTCCTTTGTGCCCAAGACTGGGCCTCTGAGAAGCTCCAGCTCCCAGTGCAACCGCGACCGAGAGGAGGACACCGACTCGGGCCTGACTACCCCCGGCCCCctcggccccacccccaccccggcccatCTCCCCTAG